One region of Hymenobacter sediminicola genomic DNA includes:
- a CDS encoding M16 family metallopeptidase produces MIHFEEFTLANGLRCIVHEDHTTPMAVLNVLYNVGSRDEEASHTGFAHLFEHLMFSGSANIPSYDEPLQRVGGENNAFTSPDITNYYLTLPAANIETGFWLESDRMLNLAFSENGLEVQRKVVVEEFKQNYLNQPYGDVWLKLRPLAYTRHPYQWATIGKEVSHIENAVMDDVRAFFKKHYAPQNAILVVAGAVSVADARRLAEKWFEPIPGGPVYERQLPAEPRQTEARFLEIAADVPLSALYKVYHMPARSADDYYAVDLLSDLLGRGKSSRLYQQLVKEQALFNSISASVMGSLEPGLLVVSGKLNAGVALEAADAAVEAVLASLHTTEVSTEELEKVKNQAEASIVFGEIELLNRAMNLAYSKLMGDANLVNEESARLQAVTPAAIQAAAREVLRPDNCSTLYYRAQPREAVPVMAEAAADDIR; encoded by the coding sequence ATGATTCATTTCGAAGAATTCACGCTAGCTAACGGCCTGCGCTGTATTGTACACGAAGACCACACCACGCCCATGGCCGTGCTCAACGTGCTCTACAATGTGGGTTCCCGCGACGAAGAGGCGTCTCACACGGGCTTTGCTCATTTGTTTGAACACCTCATGTTCTCTGGCTCGGCTAATATTCCGAGCTACGATGAGCCGTTGCAGCGCGTAGGCGGCGAAAACAATGCCTTTACGTCTCCCGACATCACCAACTACTACCTCACGTTGCCGGCAGCCAATATCGAAACCGGCTTCTGGCTGGAATCGGACCGGATGCTGAATCTGGCTTTCTCTGAAAACGGGCTGGAAGTGCAGCGCAAAGTGGTGGTAGAGGAGTTCAAGCAGAACTACCTCAACCAGCCCTACGGCGACGTATGGCTGAAACTGCGGCCCTTGGCCTACACTCGCCACCCCTATCAGTGGGCTACCATCGGCAAGGAGGTCAGCCACATCGAAAACGCGGTGATGGACGATGTCCGGGCTTTTTTCAAGAAGCATTATGCCCCACAAAACGCCATTCTGGTTGTAGCCGGCGCCGTATCGGTGGCCGATGCCCGACGCTTGGCCGAGAAGTGGTTCGAGCCAATTCCAGGAGGCCCGGTATATGAGCGCCAGCTTCCTGCCGAGCCGCGCCAGACTGAGGCCCGGTTCCTGGAGATAGCCGCCGATGTACCGCTGAGCGCCCTGTATAAGGTATACCACATGCCCGCCCGTAGTGCCGATGACTATTATGCTGTAGACTTGCTCAGCGACCTGCTGGGCCGCGGAAAATCGAGCCGACTCTATCAGCAGCTAGTGAAAGAGCAGGCCTTGTTCAACTCTATTTCGGCCTCCGTGATGGGGTCGCTGGAACCCGGTTTGCTGGTGGTAAGCGGCAAGCTGAACGCTGGTGTGGCACTGGAAGCGGCCGATGCGGCGGTGGAAGCGGTGCTGGCCTCGCTGCACACCACCGAAGTATCCACCGAAGAGCTGGAGAAAGTAAAAAACCAGGCAGAAGCCAGCATTGTGTTTGGCGAAATCGAGCTACTGAATCGTGCCATGAACTTAGCCTACAGCAAACTAATGGGCGACGCAAACCTAGTAAACGAGGAAAGTGCCCGCCTACAGGCCGTGACACCGGCCGCCATTCAGGCAGCCGCCCGCGAGGTACTTCGCCCCGACAATTGCAGTACGCTCTACTACCGTGCGCAGCCACGCGAAGCCGTGCCCGTCATGGCCGAAGCTGCAGCGGACGACATACGCTAA
- a CDS encoding ArnT family glycosyltransferase, with translation MPPLSRFSLSRAQWWRIGFVLLLIALSFLPLFWLLDSHPVQQFDEARTGINGLNILRNNEWLVLRDADMRPDLWNCKPPLWPWVLALSFKLVGLSELGLRLPVALAALATTLVVYQAGRRWLGTKEGGLLAALILLTSGGYINTHITRTGDYDTFLTLWTTLGALNWLRYLQEGRNRSAWLTGLFFFLAAFTKGVAGLMFGPGLLLATLATGQMQRLRRPAPWLALLALFAGMATWYIVRESAAPGYLAAVWEYELGGPATTQMEGHHYEFYWYLTNLMESEFTFWLVPAVLGALLGWRLPKGSPGWWLVRFVLCVVGLFMLTLALTQTKLHWYNAPMFPLLALLAASGLLQMGRAVASQQHWRPSPAARLGGIFLIVCLPYWAQCRTLVRIYDDRYKVPSLQLGFHLRHQLELEPTLRDYYHGDDGQFNDSPAFYRTAMAMQHSHRIVRVPPWKVNETSAGQLVVICGAKPRFFWEKWYRTSLILKTDSCVTLRLEARR, from the coding sequence GTGCCTCCGCTTTCCCGTTTCTCTCTCTCCCGTGCCCAGTGGTGGCGTATCGGGTTCGTGCTGCTGCTGATTGCGCTTTCGTTTCTTCCTCTTTTCTGGCTTCTCGACAGCCATCCAGTTCAGCAGTTCGACGAGGCCCGCACCGGCATCAACGGCCTGAACATATTGCGCAACAACGAGTGGCTGGTGCTGCGTGACGCCGATATGCGGCCCGACCTGTGGAATTGTAAGCCGCCACTCTGGCCCTGGGTGCTGGCGCTTAGCTTCAAGCTGGTGGGCCTCTCAGAACTGGGCCTGCGCCTGCCAGTAGCGCTGGCAGCACTGGCCACTACGCTGGTAGTGTACCAGGCTGGCCGACGGTGGCTGGGCACTAAGGAAGGAGGCCTGCTGGCTGCACTGATTCTGCTCACCTCGGGCGGCTACATCAACACGCACATCACCCGTACCGGCGACTACGACACGTTTCTCACTCTCTGGACCACGTTGGGCGCGCTCAACTGGCTGCGCTATCTGCAGGAAGGCCGCAACCGCTCGGCGTGGCTGACGGGGCTGTTCTTTTTTCTGGCAGCTTTTACCAAAGGTGTAGCCGGGCTCATGTTCGGGCCCGGACTGCTGTTGGCTACTCTAGCCACAGGCCAGATGCAGCGGCTGCGGCGGCCGGCTCCGTGGCTGGCCCTGCTGGCCTTGTTCGCCGGAATGGCCACGTGGTACATCGTGCGCGAAAGTGCGGCTCCTGGCTACCTGGCCGCCGTATGGGAATATGAGCTAGGTGGGCCGGCTACTACCCAGATGGAAGGACACCACTATGAGTTCTACTGGTACCTAACCAACCTGATGGAATCTGAATTTACGTTCTGGCTAGTGCCAGCCGTATTAGGAGCATTACTAGGCTGGCGGCTTCCTAAAGGCAGTCCGGGATGGTGGCTCGTGCGGTTTGTGTTGTGCGTAGTAGGCCTGTTCATGCTGACCCTGGCTCTTACCCAGACGAAACTGCACTGGTACAACGCGCCCATGTTCCCGCTGCTGGCGCTGCTGGCAGCCAGCGGCCTACTACAGATGGGCCGGGCCGTGGCCTCACAACAGCACTGGCGCCCCAGCCCGGCAGCCCGTCTGGGCGGGATATTCCTTATTGTCTGCCTTCCCTACTGGGCCCAGTGCCGTACCCTGGTACGCATCTACGATGATCGTTATAAAGTACCGTCGCTTCAGCTGGGCTTTCACCTGCGCCACCAGCTGGAGCTGGAGCCCACCCTGCGCGACTATTACCACGGCGACGATGGGCAGTTCAACGATAGCCCGGCGTTTTACCGCACCGCTATGGCTATGCAGCATAGCCACCGCATCGTGCGGGTGCCACCCTGGAAAGTAAACGAAACTTCCGCTGGCCAGTTAGTAGTTATCTGTGGGGCCAAACCACGGTTCTTCTGGGAAAAGTGGTACCGCACGAGCCTCATCCTTAAAACCGATTCGTGCGTAACGCTTCGCCTAGAAGCGCGCCGGTAG